GATGTGCGCTATAACACTATTCGCTGGTTCAATGCTCTGGATGCGGGTTTTGCCAGAGGCCCGGCACGCGTCAACCCCCTCACCGGGGAAATTTTGGATGCAGATATCATCGTAGATGCTAATATGGTGCGTTCCATTCAACATGGATATCGCGCACTGATAGGAGCAAATTCATTACTGGCAAACAATTCATGTCAAAACGTTGGAGTAAAGCAGGAGGGCAGGGGGAAGAGAGAGCAGGGGGCAGTTCCACCATACATGACAAAAGTTTCTTCCCGTACAAACTTTTTCGACTCTTCTGATGTCTGCTATAGCGCAGAGTCGTTAAATCAAGCAGCTATAGGGGCGATCGCATTGTCGGTTTTGCAAAATACTACACCCAATAGTGAAGCAATTAAGGTGTATGTGCATCAATATTTACGTTCTTTAATTGCTCATGAAGTCGGACACACTCTGGGTTTGCGCCACAACTTTCATGGCAGCACCATGTTAGCGCCCGAAGAATTAAATGATACTGAAATCACTCATGCCAAAGGTTTAGTCGGTTCGGTAATGGACTATCTACCCGTGAATATAGCACCACAGGGTGTAAAGCAAGGTGACTATTTTCCGCAGGTTATTGGCCCCTATGATGAATGGGCGATTGAGTATGGTTATAAAAGAAACCCCGATATCCAAACTGAAGCAATCATTCCAGAAACGGAAAAGGGTTTTTTGGAGCAAATTGCTTTGGCTTCGCCTCAACCAGAGTTATCTTATGCAACTGATGAAGATATCTGGGATATCAATCCGCTGGCAAATCTCTGGGATATGAGTAGCGATGTGCTAGTTTATTCTCAGTGGCAAATGGATAATGCCCGTGTGATTTGGCAGCGCCTGAATAAGGGCTATCTATCACCAGGAGAAAGCTATAGTAATCTGCGCGGTTTATTTAATAGAGTATTTCATTACTACTTTAGTAACGCCACTTTACTCTCTCAATATATTGGTGGCGAATCGTTTCGGCGCCTCCATGCTAGTGATGATACTTCTTGGGCATTTGTACCAGTTTCACTTTTAAAACAACGTCAGGCTTTGGCAAAGTTGCAAGAGTACGTTTTTGCAGAAAATGCTTTCAGTTTCTCACCACAATTGCTTAATCAACTAGCACCATCACGCTGGCAACACTGGGGTAGCCCTGTACCCAATAATCGCCTAGATTATCCAATTCACGATCGCATTTTGAGTTTTCAAAGTAGGATAATGCGATCGCTATTAGACGGTGAGCGTCTCAATCGCTTACTGGATATAGAGTTCAAAACTCCACCTGGAGAAGCTCTCTCATTACCAGAACTGTTCGATACCCTGCAAAAAGGCGTCTGGACAGAAGTTTTAACCCAAAGTGAACCAAAACCAATTTCTAGCATCCGCCGCTCATTACAACGAGAATATCTGAATATTTTGCTAGAGATGGTGCTAGGTCATAGTGATGCACCTGAAGATGGTCGGACACTTGCTTGGTATAAATTGCAACAACTGCAAAAAGCCATTGATATCAGCTTAAAACAACTTAGTAAAAATCTTGACATTTACACACTAGCTCATTTGGAAGTTTCTGGCGATCGCATCACCAAAGCATTAAACGCGCAGTTGCTCTCAAAATAAAACACTTCTTTTCTAGGGTGCAGCTAGCGAACCATCGCTCAGCCCAACTTCGCGCAGTCTCTGAGCGCCGATGTTCCGGCTGAGTACTGACAGCCCTGCTAAGTGCGCCTGTAAACCTTCTGTACTGGCGCAGCAGTCAGTTAGTACAATCGGTTCAATCCCAATATCAAAAACATCCATCGCGATTTTCAATACACACATATCAGTATCAATGCCAACAATGAAAACTCGTTCAATAGCAGAAGTGCGAAGATAAGAAGTCAAATCCTCCGTCATTCCGCACAGTCCCGGCTTATAAAAAACTAAACCTTGTTGAGCAAAAGATTCTAATTCCGTAACGATGCTTGTCTCTGGTTCGCAGTTGCAGTTATGCCAGTTGAGAAATCGTGTGTACGGCCCATCACTACAGTTAACAAATCTAGTAAAAATTAACGGTGCATACTCATCGCGTTGGATTAAACGGACGATTCTTTGCGGGATATGATGCGTAAATTCGTTGATGAAACCAAGTTGCACATCAACAATCAATAATGGTTCGGTCATTTAGACGTTCTTTTCCAGCGGTTAACTCATAAAAGACTGTAAGTAAGTAGACATAAATAAAAGTTTGTTTGTAGTTGTGCTTTAGCGCTAATTTTCTGATGTCCACTTACTCATCTGTGATTATTTTAAAAAGAATCAACTCTACAAGCACTCTATAACAGGACTTACGCACAAAGATTGTGGTTTGAGATTAGCTATAACGTCAGTAGCGAAGAGGGCGCAAACTACGAACCTATCAAATTAATAACCTTTCTTCAGACTGACTATGTTTCGTTTCCAGTTCGCCCGCAGGTAGACGAGTTAGATGCCTGAAATCAGTAATATTTGAGTTACGCAGCTAGAAAGCTTGTATGGATCTCGCCCTAGCTGAATCAAGCCGTGTTTTTTGTGCGTTTGGTAAGCGATAATTATGCGTTGGCAATTAGGTCGTCGAAGTACGAATGTTGAAGATCGTCGAGGAATGCGGGTTTCTGCTCCTGTAGTCGGTGGTGGTATAGGAGCAGTAATACTATCGCTGCTTGTTGCGCTTTTGGGTGGTGATCCGAGTGCTATTTGGCAGCAAGATGGCGCACCTACAGATTCTCCCGTGCCGGAATCACCTCAAACAAGAGGAACTCCAGCCCAAGATCAGATGGCTGATTTTGTCTCTGTGGTACTGGCTGATACGGAAGATACTTGGAGCGATGTGTTTCGGCAGAGTGGGGAAACTTATGTGGAACCAAAATTAGTTCTATATTCCGATGCAGTTAAATCTGCCTGTGGATTTACGCGATCGGCAGTTGGGCCATTTTATTGTCCGCAAGACCAAAAAGTTTATATTGATTTGAGTTTTTATCGTGATTTAAAGAATCGCTACCAAGCTCCAGGAGATTTTGCTCAGGCATATGTGGTAGCTCATGAAATTGGACATCACGTCCAAAATTTACTTGGTATTTCAGATCAAGTTCGATCTTTACAGAATCGAGTGGATGAGGCGCAGGGTAATCAGCTTTCTGTACGGTTGGAATTGCAAGCAGATTGTTTTGCAGGTGTCTGGGCAAATCGCGCTCAAAAATCGCGGCAAATTCTTGAGACAGGCGACGTCGAAGAAGCGCTAAATGCTGCTAGTAGCATTGGGGACGATCGCTTGCAACAACAAGCTAGAGGCTATGTCGTACCAGAATCTTTTACACACGGCAGTTCAGCCCAGCGGGTTCGCTGGTTTAAGCAGGGTCTTCAGACAGGTGATCCTCAACAATGTAATACTTTCGCAAAGACAAATATTTAGTACCGTATGGCGAAATTCAAAATCACCCTTCGCTTTGGTCTCTAGGAGAACTTCACAGCGCCGACTTCCGGCGCTTATAACTTTGTGCAAAAACCAAAATACTATTAGGTGTTCGTCTCATTGTCTTTTCTAAGACAAACCGTCAACAAAACACTACCAAGAAAGCCAGAAACACCAACTAGCATTCCGCCTGTGAGAACATTTTTCTTTTGCTGCCAGTTTTGACCGCTGAGAATTGTTGACTTGGCTGGATTTGTGTTGGCATCAATAATTTCTAGACCCCAGCATCCTAATGCGCCTATTCCTAAAAAGCCAGCGCTCAAAATAGAGGAAATCGCGATTGTTTCCAAGATGCGATCGCTAATAGTCTGTGTCCTAAAACGCCTTCTATTTCGGCGATTGCTGCTAACAGATGTCTCGACTCGTTCAATTCCCTCGAAAGACTCTGGTGGGGTTAACTCGTGCTTCAAGGATTCTTGGTCAATTGTCTTAGTTTTCATAGTTTGAAGTAAATAGTTTTAAGCAAAATATTTTCAGTTTCAGGCAGTTACCTGTTCAAAAAAGCATTGCTTTAACTCGATAAGTAAATTTCCATAACTTTAGTTGCTAAGTATCTAACCTCATAACTTTCTTTGGTAAAGATTTGCACTACCTCTATAGGACTATTTCGGCTGTTTCAGTAATTCAACGGGTTTCATTACTACTTTTAGTAAAGAAAATAGTTTTAGTTAGCAAGGTTAGATGTGGTGGGTATCTTACCCACCCTTTTATTTTTCTGCCTCCTCTACTTTGGTAAAAAATGGGCAGATGCCTTGCAAAAATTTCAGCGATAACTATATCAGTTTGAAAAAAGTTGTGGCAGTTTGTACGACCGATAACTTTTGTAAAGACGCGCATGATGCGTCTCTACTCAATCGTATTCGGCTCGTAATCTAGCAAATATTTATTTGACTAGTATCTCTAAACACATTAAAACTTAAAAAATTTCTTAGTACCAGTCCTTTAATCTATCTATTCTGCTACTTGATAGCTTTTATAAATAATTGAGATGCTTGAAAAGCAATAACTTCTGGATGTCCATAAATTGCCTATGTCCGCTGAAAACTGCTTACTTGCTGCCTTATCCCATGAGCTTTATCAGACACTCACCCCCCATCTGAAGCAAGTATCGTTAAAGCAGGGCGAGATACTACACGAACCTGGCGATACTATCAAGGATATCTATTTCCCTATTGATTGCATAATCTCAATTACTATTACCATGAATGACGGCTCTACAACTGAGACGGCTATGATTGGTAAACGTGAAGTAGCTGGTATTAATGCTTTTTTTGGTGTCAGCGAGACTACGCAAACAGAATACATTGTACAGGTTGCGGGCAAGGCGATAAAGGCAAATGCACAAGCACTGCGGGGAGAGTTTGAACGTAATAAACAACTGCGTGACTTGATACTACGCTACACCCAAGTCTTAATCGCGCAGACTTCGCAAACCGCTGGCTGCAATCGCCTCCACGCTCTAGAACAACGCTTAGCACGCTGGCTACTAGAAGTGCAAGACCGTGTTGATTCAGACGAGCTGAAGCTGACACAAGAGTTTACCGCCGATATGCTGGGCGTACGTCGCGCTGGGGTCACTCAAGCCGCCCAAAAGCTTCAAGAAGAAGGTATTATTCGGTATAGTCGCGGTCTCGTTCAGATTCTTGATCAACAGAGACTAGAAAAAACTTCGTGCGAATGTTTCAGAATTGTTAAAAATGAACATAAGCGTTTGCTTGGACGAAAACAGAAATAATTGTTTTTGAAGTCAAATTAACTCTCTGTCTACGGCAAAAAAATGCAAGCTGAATCTAATTATCTAATTGGGTACAAGTCAATTTTTCTTGGTTACAAGATTAATCTTCTTTTCAATCTGTTAGTCATATTTTAATGAGGAGGCAAAGAGAAATCAGTGAGTAAAAAACAAGATGTCCTACCAACAATTCTACTGTTTGAACAAGATGAACAGACGCGACCACTCCTGAGTACGAATCTTCACAATTGGGGTTACCGTGTAATTATGGCACTCAATGAAGAAGATGCGATCGCCTCTAGTACTGGGCTTTACCCAATGACAAAAACGGGGTATAAGCGCAATCAGCCTGACTTAATTTTGCTTAATCAGGTCGAGCAGACAATTGACGAATATATTAACATGGGGCGGCGCATACGGGAGATTGCAGGGCTTTCCAAGCACACCCCGATTGTTGTTATAGCTGAACGATATGAAAAGGATATGGAAGGCAAGAATGTTAGCGTTGGCGAAAGAGAGTATGTGACTTATCTGGAAGATGGAGAACAATTAATGAAATTTCTGCATCATCTTTGTCCAGTTGAGATATAGCCAAATTAAGCTAATCGTCATTTATTTTCCAGAATGATTATGACAAATTTTATTCTTCATGTAGCAATAAGCCTTGATGGATACATCGCTAGATTGGATGGAGATATTGATTGGTTACCATCATCTGAAGAGGGTGGCGAAGATAATGGCTATGGTAAATTTTATAACTCAATTGATGCTTTAGTGATGGGTGCAACTACTTATGAACAAGTTTTGGGCTTTGGAGATTGGCCATATCCAGGCAAACTTTCATACGTTTTGACAAGCCGGAATTTATCGACAGTACGCACGGACACATTTTTTGTCAAAGGTGGTGTTGAAGAAGTTGTAGAGGATGTAAACAAGAAGGGCTATAAACGTGTTTGGTTAGTAGGTGGTGGCAAGCTAGCATCCTCATTCATAAATCGGGGATTAGTCGATGAGTACATCATTGCAGTGATTCCAACAATTTTGGGTTCAGGCATTTCCCTTTACCAATCAGTACTGGAATTAAAACTCGACTTGATTGAGGTGAAATCTTACTCTTCCGGTGTTGCGGAACTTCGTTACAAAAAGAAGTGATATTTGCAACACAAGCCCTAACACTCCTTTATGACTACAGCTATATCTCAAAAAATTGTAGATTTAGTATAAAAATACACAAAAAGCAGAGAAATTTTACTAAAATTTCTCTGCTTCCTGCTATTAACACTTAATCCGTGTTAGATATGAATTCCACATTCTGTTTTGCCAGTTCCCCGCCAGCGTCCGGCACGTTCGTCTTCGCCTTCACCTACTCTGGTGGTTATGGGTTCGTCGCCAATGCTGGGATAACCTTGATCGTGTAAAGGGTTATAGATTACTCCATGTTCAGCCACATATAGCCAGCTATCTTTGCGTGTCCAAGCAGCTATGGGGTTTACTTTTAAACGATCTTGGGTATCCAATTCAAATATGGGCATATTAGCACGGGTTACTGCTTGGTCACGGCGACGCCCTGTAATCCAAGCGACGGTATTGAGTTCGTCTAGTCCCCGTAGCAGTGGTTCAATTTTTGTAACGTGGTGGAATTGGGTAATATCCTTTTCCCAAAGTGCTTCGCCGTATTTGGCAGTAAAGGCTTCGCGGGTATCTACATCTGGAGTTTTGTAAGTTTTCAAATCGAGATTGTAGATTTGCTTAGCTTTAGCAACTAGTTCTAGAGTTTCGCCGAAGTGGTACAAGGTATCGAGAAATATCACAGGAACTGGATGTTTTAGTTCACTGTAAAGAATATGAGTAATTACCATGTCATCCACGTTAAAAGCACTAGTTTGCACCAATGCCGTTGGGATGTTCTCTATAGACCATGCCAGAATTTCTTTTGGTGTGGCAGTTTCAAACTCCTGATTTAATTTTTCTAAGTCAAAAGTAGTCGTTTGGTTTCTAGATGCCGTGGAAACTGTCATGATAATTAGTTATTCCAATGGTTTCTACCTTTAATAGAAATTATTTTACCCTATAAAGGCTCATATCCCGCTCGGATATAAGGTAATTATTTTGTTCGGTTATCACTACATCATCAGAAATTAGCTGATCAAGCCTGGGATGAATGAAATATACGAGCTGTACCAGCCTTCAATCCCTATCCTGTAACAATCCACGCTGTAGGCGAACAAGCTGGAGCAAGTAAGGTAACAATTTTGTTATATTATCATCGGCGATCGCATTTTTCATTCACCATTCGTCATTGGGGACTAGAACACCAATTCGGTGATTCTAGAATAATTTCTCCTCCAACCCCTTTCTGAAGAGGGGATTAGGGCTGGGGGATTAGGTTTTTGGCATTGCTGAATTTAGACATGAAATGCAAAAATCGGGTACTCTCAACTCTTATACCAATTCAATTAATGATTGCAACACATCCTTGGGTGAAGACGCGATTCATCGCGTCTCTACAAATGGTTTATTTGTCACATTCTTTTTTCAAATTGGTATTACTCTTTGCGTCTTAGCGCGACGCCACTTGCTACAACGCGGGTTTCCCGCGCAACGCAGTGGCTCCTCTGCATGAAACAAATTCATATTCTCACTCAGCAACGCCAGGTATTTCTGGCTATTATTTGTTATTCATCGAACCTATCTGTTCAATTTTTGAATAAAAACTAGGATGTTGTAAGGCTGTTACTATCATTTTGTGTAAATCAAAAACTCTACTGTCTTTTTTAGCCATTAATGCTTGAACTTCTTGTTTTGCCAAAGCTTTTAGCTGATTGTAGATAGTGAAATATTCTGCGCTCAGTTCAGATTTATCAGCGGAATTCGTGATTTTAGCACGAAGCAGAAACTTATCTTGACCCCGTTTTTCCATTGCCACTATTTCTAGTTCAGCATTAGGGTGATTTTCAGCTAACTGCTTAAACGAAATTGCGATCGCACAAGGGTCAACGCCTTGATTATGATACAGGTCGAAGGTGTCAAAAATCGGTTTGATGAAATCAGCAAACTCCCCATCTGCAAACACCTCTTGTCTGTTGTCTGGCTTGCGCTCTGGCATATAAACGTACTCACACTGTACCAGATCAAACTTTGTGTCACTGGTAATGCCCCAATCTTCAATAAAGGCTCCAGTGAGAGTAGCACCTGTAAAATCCGTTCCGTCTAACTGTGTCTGTACAAGTTTGGCTCTGGATAAATCAGCATCTTGTAGGTTGGCTTTATCTAAGTCTGCACCAATAAAGCTGGCATCAATTAAATTAGCCCCTTTTAAATTCACTCCTTGCAGGTTTTGACGGTCAAAGTTTTTATCTTGCCCCTGTCCAGTAACCAATAGTCTACATATTTCTGTGTTTTGAAGGTAACTTTCTTCAGAATAAACACAATAGAGCATTTCGGCTTGCCAGAAACAGGTACGGGTTAGGATAGCGTTTCTCAAATCTGTGCTTTTGAGGGTAGCTTTGGTGAAGTCAGCATCAGTCAAGTCTGCATCACGAAAACTTGTACCTCCCTTAGCAGTAAAGCTAATGCTGAACAAGTCAATCAAAGCGTCTTTTTCATCTGCTTTGAAAACACGCCATCCTATATAAGAACCGAACAGCAATATAATAAAGCCAAAGATTCCTGCTCTGGCGAGATTAAAAACTAAAGCTCCTACTGTGGCGAAGGCAAAGGCAAAAGCTAACCCTCCAATGACAGTTCTTGCTCCAGCTTTGGTTTTAGCTAAGACTTTGGCAGAAGCAAAAGCTATAATCGCCGCAAAAGCGAAACTTCCAAGCCCAAGTATTATGCCTTTTTGAATAGTAATAAGCCAAAAAACTGAAAGCAAAATTAAACAGATGCTAGCAGCGAAAAAGTTTTCGGAATTAGAGTTGTAAAAATTAAATGATGCTAAGTAACTAGTATATTCTGAAAAAAAGTTTAAAATTTCTGTCACTAATTGTGAGGCTACTAGCAAGATACTTCCCCACTGATTTTGAAGTCCAGCTTTAGCACCAATGAATTTAGCATCCCTGAGATTAGCACCCGTAAAATCAGCTCCTTGGATATCTGCATAGCTAAAATTTGCACCAGCCAAGTGTTGACCTTTGAAAGAATGACCTCTAAGATTTTGACCGGAGAAATCCTGATGCATGACTGGGCTGGCTAATGTGAAACTGATGCTGAATATATCTTGAGTATGCGCTTTTACAGGCTATGGCGCAATATTTTGTTTGTAGTCAGTAAACAATCTCAACAACTATAAAGCAACTTTTTACTGCCTTCATCTAACCAATATTAAGTTTGCCTAAGTAGTTGTAAACCTATGCATTATTTACCATGATATGAATCTCCACTAGGTTGGATAATTTCAGTCCAAACTTATATTTTTTTGAAAATGAATATTTTTGATTCCGTGCTTTTCCAAGTAAGTGTATAACTTAAGATAAAAATCCGTCTACTAGAATAATCGGGTCATGAAAGAAGCTCTCTTCTGGGGTTGCTGGTTTACTTCGCTTGGGACTACGGCTTTACTGTTTTTATGGTCGTTACCGTTGTCCCCATTTACACACCCAGGAATTACTGCGAATGAAGCAGCTATTATCTTCTTCCCCGTTATGGGCTTGCGCTGGCTTACTCTTGGCATTACTCTGGCTCTAGTCGCCATCAATTGGGGGCGACACCTGAATTTAGTAATTGGCTCTGTTATTGGTCTGACAATTCTCGTATTAGCCTTGCACTTGGTTCTTGGGATAATTAATATTGCTATAGTAAATGCCTGGCTGTCTGTGGAACCTATCAAGACACGGGCTAATAACGCTATTTACGCCGGAATCTACTTTGGATTGCCGATGTTTTGGATACTGGTTGTAGTAGTCCTGATGCTAAGCGTTACCCGTTTCCATAAGTGAAGCAAGTTAGGAGTTAGGAGTTAGAATTCAGAAGCCAGGTGGTCGCACCTCGACTGCGCTCGGTGGTCGCCGAGGGCAGCCGAGGTGAGTCAGGAGAAAAAGAGGCTTTATATATAGCTTTTAAACTTAAACACTGACTTTATTTACTTGCAAACTGTTGTATATCTATTTGTATATATCTAAAGTTCTGAATATTCCAAAATTAGATTTTTGCAAAAAGTCTAATCCTAATATTGAGATACTGAATACTGAATAGCCTATGCGTGCAATGATTTTATCAGCACCGCGTCAGCCCTTACGCTTAACTGACTTGCCAGTGCCAAAACCCAATCCTGAGCAAGTACTAATTCGCGTTCATGCTTGCGCTGTTTGCCGCACAGATTTGCATATAGTTGATGGAGAATTGACACAACCAAAGCTACCTTTAGTACTTGGACATCAAATTGTGGGTACTATTGAGGGCATTGGTGAGCGCGTTAAACAATTTACTATAGGTCAGCGTGTTGGCGTTCCTTGGCTGGGTTACACTTGCGGCGTTCGCTGTCGCTACTGTCTGTCTGGTCGAGAAAACCTTTGTGATTATGCTGGGTTCACTGGTTACAATTTTGATGGTGGTTATGCCGAGTATACTGTAGCTGACCACCGCTTTTGCTTTCCCTTAGACCCTGGTTATGCTGACTTACAAGCTGCACCTTTGTTGTGTGCTGGTTTAATTGGCTATCGGGCTTATAAAATGACCGATGATGCCCAAAAACTAGGTTTTTATGGCTTCGGTTCCGCTGCCCACATTTTAATTCAACTGGCACGCTATCAAGGGCGTCAAGTTTTTGCTTTTACCCGTTCTGGGGATATTGAAGGTCAAAAGTTTGCTCGACAATTGGGTGCAAGTTGGGCAGGGGACTCAGATGTGTTACCACCAGAACCCTTAGATGCAGCGATTATTTTTGCTCCGGCAGGGAAGCTTGTACCAGCAGCTTTGCGTGCAGTTGTCAAAGGCGGGGTTGTGGTTTGTGCGGGGATTCACATGAGCGAAATTCCTGCTTTTCCTTATAAAATTCTTTGGGAAGAAAGGGTGTTGCGGTCTGTTGCTAATCTGACTCGCAAAGATGGAGAAGAGTTTCTGGCTTTAGCACCCAAAGTTCCCATCCAGACAGAGGTAAATCTCTTCCCCCTAGCTCAAGCTAATGAGGCTTTGGATGCACTTCGCAATGGCTTGTTTGAAGGATCGGCAGTATTGGTGATTGATAGCG
This region of Nostoc sp. UHCC 0302 genomic DNA includes:
- a CDS encoding zinc-dependent metalloprotease — encoded protein: MKNWITKLAIYIVLLYTLLLPINYAGAYQFSSIYVEPFNTLPAVENLASVDNYLGENRKEDFRRFRERINRTNKLEGLFTLYTSEDSGKIYWEIRPDQLNKNYLAIVTLESGIGESGIYSGLPLSDFLFYFRRVNDNLHFVVRNVKFRTESSEPEQRSLARSFSDSILYSVQIDTIDPRTKNILINLEDLLMQDFPGLTSLLKYSLQADYHLEQSRSYFGDINSYPENVEIDSVYGFSSLEGADLVTVPDSRALTLKVHYSFSQLRENNGYIPRLADDRVGYFITAFQDLSNKNTEEPFVRYINRWHLEPSDPKAALSPPIKPIVFWIENAVPFEYRDAIREGILMWNRAFEKAGFQNAIEARQMPDDADWQPADVRYNTIRWFNALDAGFARGPARVNPLTGEILDADIIVDANMVRSIQHGYRALIGANSLLANNSCQNVGVKQEGRGKREQGAVPPYMTKVSSRTNFFDSSDVCYSAESLNQAAIGAIALSVLQNTTPNSEAIKVYVHQYLRSLIAHEVGHTLGLRHNFHGSTMLAPEELNDTEITHAKGLVGSVMDYLPVNIAPQGVKQGDYFPQVIGPYDEWAIEYGYKRNPDIQTEAIIPETEKGFLEQIALASPQPELSYATDEDIWDINPLANLWDMSSDVLVYSQWQMDNARVIWQRLNKGYLSPGESYSNLRGLFNRVFHYYFSNATLLSQYIGGESFRRLHASDDTSWAFVPVSLLKQRQALAKLQEYVFAENAFSFSPQLLNQLAPSRWQHWGSPVPNNRLDYPIHDRILSFQSRIMRSLLDGERLNRLLDIEFKTPPGEALSLPELFDTLQKGVWTEVLTQSEPKPISSIRRSLQREYLNILLEMVLGHSDAPEDGRTLAWYKLQQLQKAIDISLKQLSKNLDIYTLAHLEVSGDRITKALNAQLLSK
- a CDS encoding isochorismatase family cysteine hydrolase, coding for MTEPLLIVDVQLGFINEFTHHIPQRIVRLIQRDEYAPLIFTRFVNCSDGPYTRFLNWHNCNCEPETSIVTELESFAQQGLVFYKPGLCGMTEDLTSYLRTSAIERVFIVGIDTDMCVLKIAMDVFDIGIEPIVLTDCCASTEGLQAHLAGLSVLSRNIGAQRLREVGLSDGSLAAP
- a CDS encoding neutral zinc metallopeptidase, producing MRWQLGRRSTNVEDRRGMRVSAPVVGGGIGAVILSLLVALLGGDPSAIWQQDGAPTDSPVPESPQTRGTPAQDQMADFVSVVLADTEDTWSDVFRQSGETYVEPKLVLYSDAVKSACGFTRSAVGPFYCPQDQKVYIDLSFYRDLKNRYQAPGDFAQAYVVAHEIGHHVQNLLGISDQVRSLQNRVDEAQGNQLSVRLELQADCFAGVWANRAQKSRQILETGDVEEALNAASSIGDDRLQQQARGYVVPESFTHGSSAQRVRWFKQGLQTGDPQQCNTFAKTNI
- a CDS encoding Crp/Fnr family transcriptional regulator — its product is MSAENCLLAALSHELYQTLTPHLKQVSLKQGEILHEPGDTIKDIYFPIDCIISITITMNDGSTTETAMIGKREVAGINAFFGVSETTQTEYIVQVAGKAIKANAQALRGEFERNKQLRDLILRYTQVLIAQTSQTAGCNRLHALEQRLARWLLEVQDRVDSDELKLTQEFTADMLGVRRAGVTQAAQKLQEEGIIRYSRGLVQILDQQRLEKTSCECFRIVKNEHKRLLGRKQK
- a CDS encoding dihydrofolate reductase family protein, which encodes MTNFILHVAISLDGYIARLDGDIDWLPSSEEGGEDNGYGKFYNSIDALVMGATTYEQVLGFGDWPYPGKLSYVLTSRNLSTVRTDTFFVKGGVEEVVEDVNKKGYKRVWLVGGGKLASSFINRGLVDEYIIAVIPTILGSGISLYQSVLELKLDLIEVKSYSSGVAELRYKKK
- the cysH gene encoding phosphoadenosine phosphosulfate reductase codes for the protein MTVSTASRNQTTTFDLEKLNQEFETATPKEILAWSIENIPTALVQTSAFNVDDMVITHILYSELKHPVPVIFLDTLYHFGETLELVAKAKQIYNLDLKTYKTPDVDTREAFTAKYGEALWEKDITQFHHVTKIEPLLRGLDELNTVAWITGRRRDQAVTRANMPIFELDTQDRLKVNPIAAWTRKDSWLYVAEHGVIYNPLHDQGYPSIGDEPITTRVGEGEDERAGRWRGTGKTECGIHI
- a CDS encoding pentapeptide repeat-containing protein: MHQDFSGQNLRGHSFKGQHLAGANFSYADIQGADFTGANLRDAKFIGAKAGLQNQWGSILLVASQLVTEILNFFSEYTSYLASFNFYNSNSENFFAASICLILLSVFWLITIQKGIILGLGSFAFAAIIAFASAKVLAKTKAGARTVIGGLAFAFAFATVGALVFNLARAGIFGFIILLFGSYIGWRVFKADEKDALIDLFSISFTAKGGTSFRDADLTDADFTKATLKSTDLRNAILTRTCFWQAEMLYCVYSEESYLQNTEICRLLVTGQGQDKNFDRQNLQGVNLKGANLIDASFIGADLDKANLQDADLSRAKLVQTQLDGTDFTGATLTGAFIEDWGITSDTKFDLVQCEYVYMPERKPDNRQEVFADGEFADFIKPIFDTFDLYHNQGVDPCAIAISFKQLAENHPNAELEIVAMEKRGQDKFLLRAKITNSADKSELSAEYFTIYNQLKALAKQEVQALMAKKDSRVFDLHKMIVTALQHPSFYSKIEQIGSMNNK
- a CDS encoding zinc-dependent alcohol dehydrogenase family protein, which gives rise to MRAMILSAPRQPLRLTDLPVPKPNPEQVLIRVHACAVCRTDLHIVDGELTQPKLPLVLGHQIVGTIEGIGERVKQFTIGQRVGVPWLGYTCGVRCRYCLSGRENLCDYAGFTGYNFDGGYAEYTVADHRFCFPLDPGYADLQAAPLLCAGLIGYRAYKMTDDAQKLGFYGFGSAAHILIQLARYQGRQVFAFTRSGDIEGQKFARQLGASWAGDSDVLPPEPLDAAIIFAPAGKLVPAALRAVVKGGVVVCAGIHMSEIPAFPYKILWEERVLRSVANLTRKDGEEFLALAPKVPIQTEVNLFPLAQANEALDALRNGLFEGSAVLVIDSENSSLKIGSGE